A genome region from Vulpes lagopus strain Blue_001 chromosome 7, ASM1834538v1, whole genome shotgun sequence includes the following:
- the LSM7 gene encoding U6 snRNA-associated Sm-like protein LSm7 isoform X1, translating to MADKEKKKKESILDLSKYIDKTIRVKFQGGREAQDSCSGKASLTLHPGPHAFGVSSWYHLSPFPVLRTSGILKGFDPLLNLVLDGTVEYMRDPDDQYKLTEDTRQLGLVVCRGTSVVLICPQDGMEAIPNPFIQQQDA from the exons ATGGCG gacaaagagaagaagaaaaaagagagcatCTTGGACTTGTCGAAGTACATCGACAAGACGATTCGGGTGAAGTTTCAGGGAGGCCGCGAAG CTCAGGATTCTTGCTCCGGGAAGGCTTCCCTGACCCTCCACCCTGGGCCCCACGCCTTTGGTGTCAGCTCCTggtaccatctgtcaccattccCCGTTTTACGCA CCAGCGGCATCTTGAAGGGGTTCGACCCACTCCTCAATCTCGTGCTTGACGGCACCGTGGAGTACATGAGAG ACCCCGACGACCAGTACAAGCTGACAGAGGACACCCGCCAGCTGGGCCTGGTGGTGTGCAGGGGCACATCCGTGGTGCTCATCTGCCCTCAGGACGGCATGGAGGCCATCCCCAACCCCTTCATCCAGCAGCAGGACGCCTAG
- the LSM7 gene encoding U6 snRNA-associated Sm-like protein LSm7 isoform X2, translated as MADKEKKKKESILDLSKYIDKTIRVKFQGGREASGILKGFDPLLNLVLDGTVEYMRDPDDQYKLTEDTRQLGLVVCRGTSVVLICPQDGMEAIPNPFIQQQDA; from the exons ATGGCG gacaaagagaagaagaaaaaagagagcatCTTGGACTTGTCGAAGTACATCGACAAGACGATTCGGGTGAAGTTTCAGGGAGGCCGCGAAG CCAGCGGCATCTTGAAGGGGTTCGACCCACTCCTCAATCTCGTGCTTGACGGCACCGTGGAGTACATGAGAG ACCCCGACGACCAGTACAAGCTGACAGAGGACACCCGCCAGCTGGGCCTGGTGGTGTGCAGGGGCACATCCGTGGTGCTCATCTGCCCTCAGGACGGCATGGAGGCCATCCCCAACCCCTTCATCCAGCAGCAGGACGCCTAG